From one Anopheles bellator chromosome 1, idAnoBellAS_SP24_06.2, whole genome shotgun sequence genomic stretch:
- the LOC131205261 gene encoding U3 small nucleolar RNA-associated protein 25 homolog, with the protein MEYQFSDSDIEPEAIDDGAFESLMRTFGTNRKAGVSEYSEDEEQSDEAGSDSEMQSAASDVESSGNGSSEDEDTADEGEQSASEVEDEEEALGDEEGSDNADADDDSDADEDSDDAPPEDDAAGDDSAISSEEEDNAASVADPYMMHTAFNISPAMVESLAADPVVTEGKGIRYGSLGTIYVDIPKAGHVRAKCAPTGIYDKETYARPGSLPIAPDVAKPVDWSELHVKAKIARNLSESPDALEREVFSILNNYQDLLFTRRTFENAEKLRFAYCLHTLNHVLKAVTKIQHHNLKLAAAQPKPTKRSRRQKRKEVTAVPGTKEYRDQGLVRPKVLIIVPFRQSALLIVNLLRALFAGDDGKAVTNYKRFTDEYGGEQGSLYFPQLNRKPEDYEQTFAGNIDDNFRIGIAFNRSSMKLYTRYYTSDLIIASPLGVRMTIGAEGEADRDFDFLSSIELLIIDQAEVCYAQNWDHVLHVLDHLHRQPKSAENTDFSRVRDWALNGWSRFYRQTVLISSLELPEYRSLFGKHFNNYRGKARTVGSRVEHGSIKHVVVRVPQSFQRVEATSLEGQSNARFAHFVSVILPQARSLTMARCLIYVPSYFDYVRLRNYFKKEEMSFTQICEYTSDAKIARARDMFFHGSKHFLLYSERSHFFRRHRIKGIRHLIMYGPPVYPQFYSEMVNLMANEYQNLKDGVDPASMTVTVLFTKYDSYYLSAILGMERARSILQATKSVHRLTTDTK; encoded by the coding sequence ATGGAGTACCAGTTTAGCGATTCCGATatcgaaccggaagcgatcgatgACGGTGCGTTCGAGAGTCTGATGCGGACGTTCGGCACCAACAGAAAGGCGGGGGTCAGTGAGTACAGCGAGGATGAAGAGCAATCGGATGAGGCTGGCAGTGATTCAGAAATGCAATCCGCTGCATCGGATGTCGAATCCAGTGGCAACGGAAGCAGCGAAGACGAAGACACTGCGGACGAGGGCGAGCAAAGCGCAAGCGAAGTagaggacgaagaggaagcTCTTGGCGACGAAGAAGGTTCGGACAACGCAGACGCCGACGATGACTCGGATGCTGACGAGGACAGCGATGATGCGCCTCCGGAAGACGATGCTGCCGGCGATGATAGTGCAATATCGTCGGAAGAGGAAGACAACGCGGCGTCAGTGGCCGACCCGTACATGATGCACACCGCCTTCAACATAAGCCCCGCGATGGTGGAATCGTTGGCGGCCGATCCGGTAGTTACCGAAGGCAAAGGAATTCGCTACGGATCGCTAGGAACCATTTACGTGGATATTCCGAAGGCTGGCCACGTCCGGGCGAAATGCGCACCGACCGGAATCTACGACAAAGAAACGTACGCCCGCCCTGGAAGTCTTCCCATTGCGCCCGATGTGGCGAAACCCGTCGATTGGTCCGAGTTGCACGTGAAGGCGAAGATTGCTCGAAACTTATCGGAATCGCCGGATGCGCTGGAGCGCGAAGTGTTTTCGATTCTCAACAACTATCAGGACTTGCTGTTTACTCGGCGTACCTTCGAGAACGCCGAAAAGCTCCGGTTCGCATACTGCCTGCACACGCTCAATCACGTGCTGAAAGCGGTGACAAAGATTCAGCACCACAACCTCAagctggcggcggcacaaCCAAAGCCCACCAAACGATCGAGACGCCAGAAGCGGAAAGAAGTGACCGCTGTTCCGGGTACCAAGGAGTACCGCGATCAGGGCTTGGTGCGCCCGAAGGTACTGATCATTGTCCCGTTCCGGCAGTCGGCATTGCTGATTGTGAACCTGCTGAGGGCACTGTTTGCCGGCGATGATGGGAAAGCGGTCACAAACTATAAGCGGTTCACGGACGAGTACGGCGGCGAACAGGGGTCCCTGTACTTCCCACAGctgaaccggaaaccggaggaCTACGAGCAAACGTTTGCGGGTAACATCGACGATAACTTCCGCATCGGAATTGCCTTCAACCGGTCGTCGATGAAGCTGTACACCCGGTACTACACCTCGGACTTGATCATTGCGTCGCCGCTCGGTGTGCGGATGACGATCGGTGCCGAGGGGGAGGCGGACCGTGACTTCGATTTCCTGTCCAGCATCGAGCTGCTGATCATCGATCAGGCGGAGGTGTGCTACGCGCAAAACTGGGACCACGTCCTGCACGTGTTGGACCACCTTCACCGGCAGCCGAAAAGTGCGGAAAATACGGATTTCTCCCGTGTCCGTGATTGGGCCCTGAACGGGTGGTCCCGGTTCTACCGCCAGACGGTGCTGATCTCGTCGCTCGAGCTGCCCGAGTACCGGTCGCTGTTTgggaaacatttcaacaactACCGAGGGAAGGCGAGGACCGTGGGCAGTCGTGTCGAGCATGGCAGCATCAAGCACGTGGTGGTGCGAGTTCCGCAAAGTTTCCAGCGGGTCGAGGCGACCTCGCTCGAGGGACAGAGCAATGCACGGTTTGCGCACTTTGTCAGCGTGATTCTACCCCAGGCCCGTAGCTTGACAATGGCCCGGTGCCTCATTTACGTGCCGAGCTATTTCGATTACGTCCGGTTACGGAACTACTTCAAGAAGGAGGAGATGAGCTTCACACAAATTTGCGAGTACACGTCGGATGCGAAGATTGCCCGCGCCCGGGACATGTTCTTCCATGGCAGTAAACACTTTCTGCTCTACTCCGAGCGGTCACACTTCTTCCGCCGGCACCGCATCAAGGGCATCCGGCATCTCATCATGTACGGTCCACCGGTGTATCCGCAGTTTTACTCCGAAATGGTTAACCTGATGGCGAACGAGTACCAGAACCTGAAGGACGGCGTCGATCCGGCCTCGATGACCGTGACGGTGCTCTTTACGAAGTACGATTCGTACTATTTGTCCGCGATACTGGGCATGGAGCGTGCCCGCTCTATTCTACAGGCAACCAAATCGGTGCATCGCCTAACGACGGACACCAAATAA
- the LOC131205262 gene encoding long-chain-fatty-acid--CoA ligase 1 isoform X1, translating into MISAFRNHITAWFKAATIIMSNTTGFFDEIEESLQCVGGTAGAVALTALAAGTAYYLSTRPVPDKPLVPLDNQCPIEDGPEQIHVSKFYKEAKDGKFVSCLEDDVRTLYQSFRKGSHASNNGPCLGWRDNLQSPYQWMNFNETLLRAKNFGSGLISLGLRPGPATFIGIYSQNRPEWILFEQGCYCYSLVVVPLYDTLGPDACAFIVEQTEMQVVVVEDDKKVNQLLDKPSRSLRKIVVIKEVRPATLQRAKNVGVDVHTFDEVEKLGAINDYPELEPKASDLCTVCYTSGTTGNPKGVMLTHENVLSGVTGVLLQLGIHRPRVGDVMVSFLPLAHMLERCCENGVFYMGGSVGYFSGDIKELTNDLKALKPTLMPAVPRLLNRVYDKVYAEVARSSVKKLLLSMALSSKEAEIKRGIVRKNSIWDKLVFRKIQDGFGGRLRLMVVGSAPLSTAVLSFSRAALGCLICEGYGQTECTAPITLTVQGDFVAGHVGPPVACNAIKLVDVPEMEYYASQQQGEICVKGANVFIGYLKDPQRTAESIDTDGWHHTGDIGQWLPNGTLKVIDRKKHIFKLSQGEYIVPEKIENAYIRSQYVEQVFVHGESLKSCIVAIVVPDVEVIKSWAQENNIPGTLSVLCNNPDVKQLILNDMILWGKEFGLKSFEQVKDIYLHPDPFSVQNGLLTPTFKSRRPQIRSYFAPQLDDMYKHLD; encoded by the exons ATGATCTCAGCATTTCGCAACCATATAACGGCGTGGTTTAAAGCAGCAACCATCATCATGTCTAATACAACAGGATTTT TTGATGAGATCGAGGAGAGCCTACAGTGCGTCGGAGGTACGGCCGGTGCCGTCGCCCTGACGGCTCTCGCCGCCGGCACAGCCTACTACTTGTCGACCCGACCAGTGCCGGACAAACCGCTAGTGCCTCTAGATAACCAATGTCCAATAGAAGAC GGACCGGAACAGATACACGTCTCAAAGTTCTACAAAGAGGCGAAGGACGGCAAGTTCGTCAGCTGCCTCGAGGATGACGTGCGAACACTGTACCAGTCCTTCCGCAAGGGTTCCCACGCGTCCAACAATGGGCCGTGCTTGGGATGGCGAGACAATCTGCAGTCACCATATCAG TGGATGAACTTCAACGAGACGCTGCTGCGCGCGAAAAACTTCGGCTCCGGGCTGATCTCACTGGGCCTGCGGCCCGGACCCGCCACCTTCATCGGCATCTACTCGCAGAACCGTCCAGAGTGGATCCTGTTCGAGCAGGGATGCTACTGCTACTCGCTGGTCGTCGTTCCTCTGTACGACACGCTCGGGCCCGACGCGTGTGCGTTCATCGTCGAGCAGACGGAGATGCAGGTCGTTGTGGTGGAAGACGACAAGAAGGTGAACCAGTTGCTCGATAAGCCCTCGAG ATCGCTCCGCAAGATTGTGGTCATCAAAGAGGTACGTCCGGCGACTCTGCAGCGTGCGAAGAACGTCGGAGTGGACGTGCACACGTTCGACGAGGTCGAGAAGCTGGGCGCCATCAACGACTACCCGGAGCTGGAACCGAAGGCGTCCGACCTGTGCACGGTGTGCTACACTTCCGGTACGACCGGCAATCCGAAGGGTGTGATGCTAACCCACGAAAACGTGCTGTCCGGTGTGACCGGTGTGTTGCTACAGCTCGGTATCCACCGGCCACGAGTCGGTGACGTAATGGTATCCTTCCTGCCGCTCGCGCACATGCTCGAACGGTGCTGCGAAAACGGAGTGTTCTATATGGGCGGTTCGGTCGGTTACTTCTCGGGCGACATCAAAGAGCTGACCAACGACCTGAAGGCCCTCAAACCGACGCTGATGCCAGCCGTTCCGCGGCTGCTCAACCGGGTGTATGATAAAGTGTACGCCGAAGTGGCCCGATCGTCCGTCAAGAAGCTACTCCTCAGCATGGCGCTCAGCTCGAAGGAGGCCGAAATCAAGCGGGGCATCGTCCGGAAGAACTCCATCTGGGATAAGCTGGTGTTCCGGAAAATACAGGACGGTTTCGGGGGCCGCCTCCGTCTGATGGTGGTCGGTTCGGCCCCGCTCTCCACGGCCGTACTATCGTTCTCCCGGGCCGCTCTCGGGTGTCTCATCTGCGAAGGATACGGGCAGACCGAGTGTACGGCACCGATCACGCTCACGGTACAGGGTGACTTTGTGGCCGGACACGTCGGCCCGCCGGTCGCCTGTAACGCCATCAAACTGGTCGACGTGCCGGAAATGGAGTACTACGcttcgcagcagcagggtgAAATTTGCGTCAAGGGAGCGAATGTGTTCATCGG ATACCTGAAAGATCCGCAGCGTACggccgaatcgatcgataccGATGGGTGGCACCATACGGGCGACATTGGCCAGTGGCTCCCGAACGGAACGCTGAAGGTGATCGATCGCAAGAAGCACATCTTCAAGCTGAGCCAGGGCGAGTACATTGTGCCGGAGAAGATCGAAAACGCGTACATCCGCAGCCAGTACGTCGAGCAGGTGTTTGTGCACGGTGAAAGCTTAAAG AGCTGCATAGTGGCGATAGTGGTGCCGGATGTGGAAGTCATCAAGAGCTGGGCCCAGGAGAACAACATTCCCGGAACGCTGAGCGTGCTGTGCAATAACCCGGACGTGAAGCAGCTCATCCTGAACGACATGATCCTCTGGGGCAAGGAGTTTGGGCTGAAGTCTTTCGAACAG GTCAAAGACATTTACCTTCATCCGGACCCGTTCTCGGTGCAGAACGGGCTGCTGACACCGACGTTCAAATCCCGGCGGCCACAGATCCGAAGCTACTTCGCGCCCCAGCTGGACGACATGTACAAACACCTTGACTGA
- the LOC131205262 gene encoding long-chain-fatty-acid--CoA ligase 1 isoform X2 has product MEIVKSWVDEIEESLQCVGGTAGAVALTALAAGTAYYLSTRPVPDKPLVPLDNQCPIEDGPEQIHVSKFYKEAKDGKFVSCLEDDVRTLYQSFRKGSHASNNGPCLGWRDNLQSPYQWMNFNETLLRAKNFGSGLISLGLRPGPATFIGIYSQNRPEWILFEQGCYCYSLVVVPLYDTLGPDACAFIVEQTEMQVVVVEDDKKVNQLLDKPSRSLRKIVVIKEVRPATLQRAKNVGVDVHTFDEVEKLGAINDYPELEPKASDLCTVCYTSGTTGNPKGVMLTHENVLSGVTGVLLQLGIHRPRVGDVMVSFLPLAHMLERCCENGVFYMGGSVGYFSGDIKELTNDLKALKPTLMPAVPRLLNRVYDKVYAEVARSSVKKLLLSMALSSKEAEIKRGIVRKNSIWDKLVFRKIQDGFGGRLRLMVVGSAPLSTAVLSFSRAALGCLICEGYGQTECTAPITLTVQGDFVAGHVGPPVACNAIKLVDVPEMEYYASQQQGEICVKGANVFIGYLKDPQRTAESIDTDGWHHTGDIGQWLPNGTLKVIDRKKHIFKLSQGEYIVPEKIENAYIRSQYVEQVFVHGESLKSCIVAIVVPDVEVIKSWAQENNIPGTLSVLCNNPDVKQLILNDMILWGKEFGLKSFEQVKDIYLHPDPFSVQNGLLTPTFKSRRPQIRSYFAPQLDDMYKHLD; this is encoded by the exons ATGGAAATCGTGAAAAGCTGGG TTGATGAGATCGAGGAGAGCCTACAGTGCGTCGGAGGTACGGCCGGTGCCGTCGCCCTGACGGCTCTCGCCGCCGGCACAGCCTACTACTTGTCGACCCGACCAGTGCCGGACAAACCGCTAGTGCCTCTAGATAACCAATGTCCAATAGAAGAC GGACCGGAACAGATACACGTCTCAAAGTTCTACAAAGAGGCGAAGGACGGCAAGTTCGTCAGCTGCCTCGAGGATGACGTGCGAACACTGTACCAGTCCTTCCGCAAGGGTTCCCACGCGTCCAACAATGGGCCGTGCTTGGGATGGCGAGACAATCTGCAGTCACCATATCAG TGGATGAACTTCAACGAGACGCTGCTGCGCGCGAAAAACTTCGGCTCCGGGCTGATCTCACTGGGCCTGCGGCCCGGACCCGCCACCTTCATCGGCATCTACTCGCAGAACCGTCCAGAGTGGATCCTGTTCGAGCAGGGATGCTACTGCTACTCGCTGGTCGTCGTTCCTCTGTACGACACGCTCGGGCCCGACGCGTGTGCGTTCATCGTCGAGCAGACGGAGATGCAGGTCGTTGTGGTGGAAGACGACAAGAAGGTGAACCAGTTGCTCGATAAGCCCTCGAG ATCGCTCCGCAAGATTGTGGTCATCAAAGAGGTACGTCCGGCGACTCTGCAGCGTGCGAAGAACGTCGGAGTGGACGTGCACACGTTCGACGAGGTCGAGAAGCTGGGCGCCATCAACGACTACCCGGAGCTGGAACCGAAGGCGTCCGACCTGTGCACGGTGTGCTACACTTCCGGTACGACCGGCAATCCGAAGGGTGTGATGCTAACCCACGAAAACGTGCTGTCCGGTGTGACCGGTGTGTTGCTACAGCTCGGTATCCACCGGCCACGAGTCGGTGACGTAATGGTATCCTTCCTGCCGCTCGCGCACATGCTCGAACGGTGCTGCGAAAACGGAGTGTTCTATATGGGCGGTTCGGTCGGTTACTTCTCGGGCGACATCAAAGAGCTGACCAACGACCTGAAGGCCCTCAAACCGACGCTGATGCCAGCCGTTCCGCGGCTGCTCAACCGGGTGTATGATAAAGTGTACGCCGAAGTGGCCCGATCGTCCGTCAAGAAGCTACTCCTCAGCATGGCGCTCAGCTCGAAGGAGGCCGAAATCAAGCGGGGCATCGTCCGGAAGAACTCCATCTGGGATAAGCTGGTGTTCCGGAAAATACAGGACGGTTTCGGGGGCCGCCTCCGTCTGATGGTGGTCGGTTCGGCCCCGCTCTCCACGGCCGTACTATCGTTCTCCCGGGCCGCTCTCGGGTGTCTCATCTGCGAAGGATACGGGCAGACCGAGTGTACGGCACCGATCACGCTCACGGTACAGGGTGACTTTGTGGCCGGACACGTCGGCCCGCCGGTCGCCTGTAACGCCATCAAACTGGTCGACGTGCCGGAAATGGAGTACTACGcttcgcagcagcagggtgAAATTTGCGTCAAGGGAGCGAATGTGTTCATCGG ATACCTGAAAGATCCGCAGCGTACggccgaatcgatcgataccGATGGGTGGCACCATACGGGCGACATTGGCCAGTGGCTCCCGAACGGAACGCTGAAGGTGATCGATCGCAAGAAGCACATCTTCAAGCTGAGCCAGGGCGAGTACATTGTGCCGGAGAAGATCGAAAACGCGTACATCCGCAGCCAGTACGTCGAGCAGGTGTTTGTGCACGGTGAAAGCTTAAAG AGCTGCATAGTGGCGATAGTGGTGCCGGATGTGGAAGTCATCAAGAGCTGGGCCCAGGAGAACAACATTCCCGGAACGCTGAGCGTGCTGTGCAATAACCCGGACGTGAAGCAGCTCATCCTGAACGACATGATCCTCTGGGGCAAGGAGTTTGGGCTGAAGTCTTTCGAACAG GTCAAAGACATTTACCTTCATCCGGACCCGTTCTCGGTGCAGAACGGGCTGCTGACACCGACGTTCAAATCCCGGCGGCCACAGATCCGAAGCTACTTCGCGCCCCAGCTGGACGACATGTACAAACACCTTGACTGA
- the LOC131205262 gene encoding long-chain-fatty-acid--CoA ligase 1 isoform X3, which produces MSCCGSQEPVRLPINPSFQSDILKGPEQIHVSKFYKEAKDGKFVSCLEDDVRTLYQSFRKGSHASNNGPCLGWRDNLQSPYQWMNFNETLLRAKNFGSGLISLGLRPGPATFIGIYSQNRPEWILFEQGCYCYSLVVVPLYDTLGPDACAFIVEQTEMQVVVVEDDKKVNQLLDKPSRSLRKIVVIKEVRPATLQRAKNVGVDVHTFDEVEKLGAINDYPELEPKASDLCTVCYTSGTTGNPKGVMLTHENVLSGVTGVLLQLGIHRPRVGDVMVSFLPLAHMLERCCENGVFYMGGSVGYFSGDIKELTNDLKALKPTLMPAVPRLLNRVYDKVYAEVARSSVKKLLLSMALSSKEAEIKRGIVRKNSIWDKLVFRKIQDGFGGRLRLMVVGSAPLSTAVLSFSRAALGCLICEGYGQTECTAPITLTVQGDFVAGHVGPPVACNAIKLVDVPEMEYYASQQQGEICVKGANVFIGYLKDPQRTAESIDTDGWHHTGDIGQWLPNGTLKVIDRKKHIFKLSQGEYIVPEKIENAYIRSQYVEQVFVHGESLKSCIVAIVVPDVEVIKSWAQENNIPGTLSVLCNNPDVKQLILNDMILWGKEFGLKSFEQVKDIYLHPDPFSVQNGLLTPTFKSRRPQIRSYFAPQLDDMYKHLD; this is translated from the exons ATGTCATGCTGTGGCTCCCAGGAACCAGTGCGATTACCGATAAATCCCAGCTTCCAAAGTGACATTCTCAAG GGACCGGAACAGATACACGTCTCAAAGTTCTACAAAGAGGCGAAGGACGGCAAGTTCGTCAGCTGCCTCGAGGATGACGTGCGAACACTGTACCAGTCCTTCCGCAAGGGTTCCCACGCGTCCAACAATGGGCCGTGCTTGGGATGGCGAGACAATCTGCAGTCACCATATCAG TGGATGAACTTCAACGAGACGCTGCTGCGCGCGAAAAACTTCGGCTCCGGGCTGATCTCACTGGGCCTGCGGCCCGGACCCGCCACCTTCATCGGCATCTACTCGCAGAACCGTCCAGAGTGGATCCTGTTCGAGCAGGGATGCTACTGCTACTCGCTGGTCGTCGTTCCTCTGTACGACACGCTCGGGCCCGACGCGTGTGCGTTCATCGTCGAGCAGACGGAGATGCAGGTCGTTGTGGTGGAAGACGACAAGAAGGTGAACCAGTTGCTCGATAAGCCCTCGAG ATCGCTCCGCAAGATTGTGGTCATCAAAGAGGTACGTCCGGCGACTCTGCAGCGTGCGAAGAACGTCGGAGTGGACGTGCACACGTTCGACGAGGTCGAGAAGCTGGGCGCCATCAACGACTACCCGGAGCTGGAACCGAAGGCGTCCGACCTGTGCACGGTGTGCTACACTTCCGGTACGACCGGCAATCCGAAGGGTGTGATGCTAACCCACGAAAACGTGCTGTCCGGTGTGACCGGTGTGTTGCTACAGCTCGGTATCCACCGGCCACGAGTCGGTGACGTAATGGTATCCTTCCTGCCGCTCGCGCACATGCTCGAACGGTGCTGCGAAAACGGAGTGTTCTATATGGGCGGTTCGGTCGGTTACTTCTCGGGCGACATCAAAGAGCTGACCAACGACCTGAAGGCCCTCAAACCGACGCTGATGCCAGCCGTTCCGCGGCTGCTCAACCGGGTGTATGATAAAGTGTACGCCGAAGTGGCCCGATCGTCCGTCAAGAAGCTACTCCTCAGCATGGCGCTCAGCTCGAAGGAGGCCGAAATCAAGCGGGGCATCGTCCGGAAGAACTCCATCTGGGATAAGCTGGTGTTCCGGAAAATACAGGACGGTTTCGGGGGCCGCCTCCGTCTGATGGTGGTCGGTTCGGCCCCGCTCTCCACGGCCGTACTATCGTTCTCCCGGGCCGCTCTCGGGTGTCTCATCTGCGAAGGATACGGGCAGACCGAGTGTACGGCACCGATCACGCTCACGGTACAGGGTGACTTTGTGGCCGGACACGTCGGCCCGCCGGTCGCCTGTAACGCCATCAAACTGGTCGACGTGCCGGAAATGGAGTACTACGcttcgcagcagcagggtgAAATTTGCGTCAAGGGAGCGAATGTGTTCATCGG ATACCTGAAAGATCCGCAGCGTACggccgaatcgatcgataccGATGGGTGGCACCATACGGGCGACATTGGCCAGTGGCTCCCGAACGGAACGCTGAAGGTGATCGATCGCAAGAAGCACATCTTCAAGCTGAGCCAGGGCGAGTACATTGTGCCGGAGAAGATCGAAAACGCGTACATCCGCAGCCAGTACGTCGAGCAGGTGTTTGTGCACGGTGAAAGCTTAAAG AGCTGCATAGTGGCGATAGTGGTGCCGGATGTGGAAGTCATCAAGAGCTGGGCCCAGGAGAACAACATTCCCGGAACGCTGAGCGTGCTGTGCAATAACCCGGACGTGAAGCAGCTCATCCTGAACGACATGATCCTCTGGGGCAAGGAGTTTGGGCTGAAGTCTTTCGAACAG GTCAAAGACATTTACCTTCATCCGGACCCGTTCTCGGTGCAGAACGGGCTGCTGACACCGACGTTCAAATCCCGGCGGCCACAGATCCGAAGCTACTTCGCGCCCCAGCTGGACGACATGTACAAACACCTTGACTGA